One window from the genome of Musa acuminata AAA Group cultivar baxijiao chromosome BXJ1-4, Cavendish_Baxijiao_AAA, whole genome shotgun sequence encodes:
- the LOC135645642 gene encoding PLASMODESMATA CALLOSE-BINDING PROTEIN 1-like — translation MLMAGLLLLLLTVSAFGGSDAAWCVCESDASTTALQKTLDYACGAGADCNPILQVGACYDPNTVLAHCSYAANSYYQRNGQAQTACDFSGTAMLTSTDPSANGCVYPATPSAAATSSTPTSTSTTPSSATPSTFSPLTSNTTNGVLGGIGPSGTTSSLDGSDGGLLRKAGIGSLLTVLLPILVLLKV, via the exons ATGCTGCTTGGTGTGTTTGTGAGTCTGATGCGAGCACGACAGCCCTGCAGAAGACACTGGACTATGCTTGTGGAGCTGGGGCTGACTGCAATCCTATTCTGCAAGTTGGTGCATGCTACGACCCCAACACAGTGCTTGCCCATTGCTCTTATGCTGCCAACAGCTATTACCAGAGGAATGGGCAGGCGCAAACAGCCTGTGACTTCTCAGGAACAGCCATGCTTACCTCCACAGATCCAA GTGCAAATGGTTGTGTCTACCCTGCAACTCCCAG TGCTGCAGCAACCTCAAGCACACCAACAAGCACAAGCACTACGCCAAGCTCAGCGACACCAAGCACCTTCAGCCCACTGACAAGCAACACAACCAATGGAGTACTGGGAGGAATAGGTCCTTCGGGAACAACAAGCAGCTTGGATGGCAGTGATGGAGGTTTGCTCCGAAAGGCAGGGATAGGCTCTCTCCTAACTGTTCTCCTTCCAATACTGGTTCTACTGAAGGTATGA